In a single window of the Thermotoga sp. KOL6 genome:
- the iolN gene encoding 3-dehydro-scyllo-inosose hydrolase, with translation MGKWQIPPEGGHMERPTGVYYQTMTMKQIKERLKQCDLIIIPVGSTENHGPNAPTGEDTFLVTRMAEQVALKTGCTVAEPIWYGYHPYHHIGMPGTVPVKDEAFIDYLVSVIAGFWNTGFRKQILLNGHGQEFVIPVAIHKFAKIFQVPAIIINLNWYHAIQDKFKTKDEGGPYETPFIHADEVETSWSLALFPEFMHQEWAVDTEPKGFLPEGHIDKAGNLLHRPIAWYGHVGGGPIEVVAYPEGVVGKATLASAEKAKEGVEALLDYLEKLVRDIMERFPAGKLPPAEMLSQRPKEELEALTKEPLSEGWRNLYTAGNLWG, from the coding sequence ATGGGTAAATGGCAAATTCCTCCCGAAGGAGGACACATGGAAAGGCCAACGGGTGTTTACTACCAAACTATGACGATGAAACAGATAAAAGAAAGACTGAAACAGTGCGATCTCATCATAATTCCTGTGGGAAGTACAGAGAATCATGGTCCGAACGCTCCAACAGGAGAAGATACATTTCTCGTTACACGAATGGCAGAGCAAGTTGCTCTGAAGACGGGATGTACAGTGGCCGAACCAATTTGGTACGGTTACCATCCTTATCACCACATTGGTATGCCTGGAACCGTTCCAGTCAAGGATGAAGCGTTCATAGACTACTTGGTGAGCGTCATAGCGGGTTTTTGGAACACAGGTTTTAGAAAACAGATTCTTCTCAACGGCCACGGTCAAGAGTTCGTGATTCCCGTTGCTATACACAAGTTTGCCAAGATCTTCCAAGTTCCCGCCATCATAATCAATTTAAACTGGTATCACGCGATACAGGACAAGTTCAAAACAAAAGACGAAGGTGGTCCTTACGAAACTCCTTTTATTCATGCAGATGAAGTGGAGACTTCCTGGAGTTTAGCACTCTTTCCAGAGTTCATGCATCAAGAATGGGCGGTAGATACCGAACCGAAAGGATTTCTTCCCGAGGGACACATAGATAAAGCTGGTAACCTCCTCCACAGACCAATTGCCTGGTATGGACATGTAGGTGGAGGGCCAATTGAAGTGGTGGCGTATCCCGAAGGAGTGGTTGGAAAAGCTACTCTCGCGTCTGCTGAAAAAGCAAAAGAAGGAGTGGAAGCTTTACTCGATTATCTTGAAAAACTTGTGAGAGACATCATGGAAAGGTTTCCAGCAGGGAAATTACCTCCTGCTGAAATGCTTTCACAAAGGCCGAAGGAGGAACTGGAAGCTCTCACAAAAGAACCCTTGAGTGAAGGATGGAGGAATCTCTACACTGCGGGTAATCTCTGGGGATGA
- the iolG gene encoding inositol 2-dehydrogenase, whose product MRLGVIGLGRIGTIHAENIMKLDDVELYAISDVREDHLKKMAERFNVARAYVDPYELIEDQKVDAVLVCSSTDTHADLVVACAKAKKHVFCEKPLSLILEDVNKMIEEAKKNKVILFVGFNRRFDRNFRKVKEAVEKGTIGEPHILRITSRDPEPPPIDYIRVSGGIFLDMTIHDFDMARYVMGEEVEEVFSTGSVLIDKEIGMVGDVDTTVVVLRFKSGALGVIDNSRKAIYGYDQRLEVFGTRGKISVDNVRESTVVFTDEHGDRGSRYLYFFLERYKEAYLEELKAFVDSVRNNKPPAVSGEDGKMALLLGYAAKKSMEEKRPVRLEEVML is encoded by the coding sequence GTGAGGCTCGGTGTTATCGGTCTTGGTAGGATAGGAACGATCCATGCGGAAAATATTATGAAATTAGATGATGTAGAGTTGTACGCAATTTCCGATGTTAGAGAAGACCATCTGAAAAAGATGGCGGAAAGATTCAATGTAGCGAGAGCTTATGTAGATCCTTACGAGCTCATAGAAGATCAGAAGGTTGATGCTGTCCTAGTTTGTTCTAGCACTGACACTCATGCAGATTTGGTCGTTGCTTGTGCAAAGGCAAAGAAGCATGTTTTTTGTGAGAAACCTCTTTCGTTGATTCTTGAAGATGTGAACAAGATGATAGAAGAAGCGAAGAAAAACAAAGTGATTTTGTTCGTGGGTTTCAACAGGCGTTTTGACAGGAATTTTAGAAAAGTGAAAGAAGCTGTTGAAAAGGGAACGATAGGTGAACCACACATTCTCAGAATCACAAGTCGAGATCCAGAACCGCCACCGATCGATTACATAAGGGTTTCCGGTGGTATCTTCCTTGACATGACTATTCACGACTTTGACATGGCAAGATATGTGATGGGAGAAGAAGTAGAGGAAGTTTTTTCAACAGGGTCTGTTTTGATAGACAAAGAAATTGGGATGGTAGGGGATGTTGATACAACAGTGGTCGTTCTAAGATTCAAAAGCGGAGCCTTGGGAGTGATAGATAATTCAAGGAAGGCTATATACGGTTACGACCAGAGATTGGAAGTGTTCGGAACGAGAGGAAAGATTTCTGTAGACAACGTGAGAGAATCCACTGTTGTCTTCACCGATGAACATGGTGATCGCGGTTCTAGGTATCTCTATTTCTTCCTTGAAAGGTACAAAGAAGCTTATCTGGAAGAGTTAAAAGCATTTGTGGACAGTGTGAGAAACAATAAGCCGCCTGCAGTGAGTGGAGAGGATGGTAAGATGGCACTTCTTCTCGGGTATGCTGCAAAGAAATCTATGGAAGAAAAAAGACCTGTGAGATTAGAGGAAGTGATGTTGTGA
- a CDS encoding carbohydrate kinase, with protein sequence MITFVGHVSKDVNVVSGERKVMRGGGVVMGSIAASLLGVRSKVVTKCSKEDVPYFSFLKNFGIEVIFLDSPKTTSIENRYSNEPDKRESFLISAADPFTKDDLEYVTGEVVHVNPLWFGEFPEDLIPILRKKVNFLSADAQGFLRVPENGKLVYKKWKRVEYLRFFDLFKMDAKESAVLTGTDDLRESCKIVYSHGVKLVLVTHGNGVIVFNGMFFEAPFEGWTMEGRTGRGDTCTAAFLVAYLFKKMNLEETTKFSAKITSLKMKHPGPLKREDVEAFLKDEQC encoded by the coding sequence GTGATCACCTTCGTCGGGCACGTTTCCAAGGATGTGAATGTGGTATCTGGGGAACGCAAAGTTATGCGTGGAGGAGGGGTGGTAATGGGTTCCATCGCCGCCTCCCTCCTTGGGGTGCGATCGAAGGTAGTCACCAAGTGTTCGAAAGAGGATGTGCCTTATTTTTCCTTTTTGAAAAATTTCGGTATCGAAGTGATCTTTCTCGATAGTCCTAAAACAACGAGTATAGAGAACAGATATTCCAACGAACCGGATAAGCGAGAGAGTTTCCTCATTTCTGCGGCTGATCCGTTCACGAAAGATGATCTGGAGTATGTAACTGGGGAAGTTGTTCACGTTAATCCTCTTTGGTTTGGTGAATTTCCAGAAGATCTGATACCAATATTGAGAAAAAAGGTGAATTTTCTTTCCGCAGACGCGCAAGGTTTTCTGAGAGTTCCCGAAAATGGAAAGTTAGTTTACAAAAAATGGAAAAGAGTTGAGTATTTAAGATTCTTCGATCTTTTCAAAATGGACGCCAAAGAGTCTGCAGTACTGACAGGAACCGATGATTTGAGAGAATCGTGTAAAATTGTCTATTCTCATGGTGTGAAATTAGTTCTTGTTACACATGGAAATGGAGTAATAGTGTTCAACGGGATGTTCTTTGAAGCACCTTTCGAAGGGTGGACCATGGAAGGAAGAACAGGAAGGGGAGACACCTGTACAGCAGCATTTTTGGTGGCATATTTGTTCAAAAAAATGAACTTGGAAGAAACTACTAAATTTTCCGCAAAGATAACTTCTCTGAAAATGAAACATCCTGGACCTTTGAAAAGAGAAGATGTTGAAGCCTTTTTAAAAGATGAACAATGCTGA
- a CDS encoding sugar ABC transporter substrate-binding protein, with product MRKFLLVILLVVVVLAFPKYTFYLVSHGGPADPFWGVVMKGMKDAAEKFGVEAVYLGPEKYSLKEFIDLVNSAIARKPDGLIVTITNPVALDEPLRKAIKMGIPVVAINVPDTRPPEEAIPYLVYVGMDEYLAGVYAARRMLQEFTPKRAVVAIHEPGHAGLEARAKGIIDVLSEKHIPVEKLDITTDPTKALTVMKSYLMKHPDTDAIFTLGPLGAHPAIQLVEEEGLAGKVKIGAIDLSTKIINAIKEGVIVFTIDQQQYLQGYLPIVFLYLYKEYGLIPHEKVLTGPSIIDKSNVEIVEKTVQMGYR from the coding sequence ATGAGGAAGTTTCTCTTGGTGATACTCTTGGTAGTAGTTGTGCTGGCGTTTCCTAAGTACACATTCTATCTGGTATCTCACGGTGGTCCAGCTGATCCATTCTGGGGAGTAGTTATGAAAGGCATGAAGGACGCGGCCGAAAAATTTGGAGTGGAAGCTGTCTATTTGGGACCCGAAAAGTACTCCTTGAAGGAATTCATCGATCTTGTGAACAGTGCGATAGCTAGAAAACCCGATGGTTTGATTGTCACTATAACCAATCCTGTTGCCCTTGATGAACCATTACGGAAGGCTATAAAGATGGGTATACCCGTTGTCGCGATAAACGTTCCCGATACAAGACCTCCGGAAGAGGCCATACCTTATTTGGTTTACGTCGGCATGGATGAATACCTGGCCGGTGTTTACGCTGCTAGAAGGATGTTACAAGAATTCACTCCAAAGAGGGCAGTTGTTGCTATTCACGAGCCAGGACACGCGGGTTTAGAGGCTAGAGCCAAGGGTATCATAGATGTCTTATCGGAGAAACACATACCCGTTGAGAAATTGGATATAACGACGGACCCGACAAAAGCATTGACAGTAATGAAGAGTTACTTGATGAAGCATCCTGACACAGACGCTATTTTTACTTTGGGACCTTTGGGTGCACATCCTGCAATACAACTGGTAGAAGAAGAAGGATTGGCAGGAAAGGTTAAGATAGGTGCTATAGACTTATCAACGAAAATCATAAACGCCATAAAAGAAGGAGTGATTGTGTTTACCATAGACCAACAACAGTATCTCCAGGGATACCTGCCGATCGTCTTCCTGTATTTGTACAAAGAGTACGGTTTAATACCACACGAAAAAGTTCTTACGGGGCCTTCAATCATTGACAAGAGTAATGTTGAGATAGTTGAGAAGACAGTACAGATGGGATACAGATAA
- a CDS encoding ABC transporter permease, giving the protein MEGGKLESERFLMKILRLKEMGAIVGICIFFILFMFISERFLSIENLASTFTMASELGIVAVGITMLMISGEFDLSVGSTYAVVPMVMALMMNSGFSSAFALLVSLLVGIGIGFLNGVVTLKTNIPSFITTLGMMMFWRGVLLAVTGGFPIMLEKSSKILKFFGGSLAGDLRYSGVWFIVLAFVFGLILERTAYGNWVFATGGNLGAAKALGIPTERVKLINFMISGLLAGIAGITTFGRFKIIDPTLGQGMELEAIASAVIGGSLLTGGYGSILGTFIGAFMIGMVRSGLVLAGAPAYWYRAFIGVILVISAIINAKIRKRVAG; this is encoded by the coding sequence ATGGAAGGTGGAAAATTGGAATCTGAAAGATTCTTAATGAAAATTCTCAGACTCAAAGAAATGGGAGCAATTGTTGGTATATGCATCTTTTTCATCCTGTTCATGTTTATATCAGAAAGATTTTTAAGTATAGAAAATCTTGCTTCTACCTTCACAATGGCATCAGAACTAGGAATAGTTGCTGTAGGTATAACTATGTTAATGATTTCGGGGGAATTCGATCTTTCTGTTGGTTCCACTTATGCCGTTGTTCCTATGGTGATGGCCCTTATGATGAATTCTGGTTTTTCAAGTGCTTTTGCTCTTTTGGTTTCATTGCTTGTGGGTATTGGAATTGGCTTTTTGAACGGTGTTGTCACACTGAAAACAAATATTCCATCGTTCATAACAACTCTTGGTATGATGATGTTCTGGAGAGGAGTTCTTCTTGCAGTCACTGGGGGATTTCCTATAATGTTGGAAAAAAGTAGCAAGATTCTGAAATTTTTTGGAGGAAGTTTGGCGGGGGATCTTAGGTATTCAGGTGTTTGGTTTATAGTTCTTGCTTTTGTGTTCGGATTAATTCTCGAAAGAACCGCTTATGGAAATTGGGTATTTGCTACTGGTGGCAATCTTGGAGCGGCAAAAGCTCTTGGAATACCAACAGAGAGAGTGAAACTTATAAACTTCATGATAAGCGGTCTTCTTGCGGGAATAGCGGGTATCACGACCTTTGGAAGATTCAAGATAATAGATCCGACTCTCGGGCAAGGAATGGAACTTGAAGCCATAGCATCTGCCGTAATAGGAGGGTCACTCCTCACAGGTGGCTATGGAAGTATTTTAGGGACTTTTATAGGAGCTTTCATGATAGGAATGGTCAGAAGTGGTTTGGTTCTCGCAGGTGCCCCCGCTTATTGGTATAGAGCATTTATAGGAGTCATACTTGTTATATCAGCGATCATAAATGCGAAGATCAGGAAGAGGGTGGCAGGATGA
- a CDS encoding ATP-binding cassette domain-containing protein — protein sequence MSDYIVEMRGIKKSFGKVQALKGVDFYVKKQEIVGLLGDNGAGKSTLIKILVGYYQPDEGEIYFEGKKVFFKSPWDSRRMGIETVYQDLALVNLMPIWRNFFLGREITRKVGPIKFLDVGKMKKIAREVLKDVGIFIRSPDETVAFLSGGERQAVAIARAIYFGAKLLILDEPTAALSVGETKKVLEHILEAKKRGISVIFITHNIYHVYEVADRLVLLEKGEKIGDYDKKEVTPEKVMNIIAAAAGVTG from the coding sequence ATGAGTGACTACATAGTTGAAATGAGAGGGATAAAGAAAAGTTTCGGTAAGGTTCAAGCGTTAAAAGGGGTAGATTTTTACGTGAAAAAGCAGGAAATAGTCGGTCTTCTAGGTGATAATGGGGCGGGGAAGTCAACGCTTATAAAGATTCTCGTTGGGTACTATCAACCAGATGAAGGGGAAATATATTTTGAAGGAAAAAAAGTATTTTTTAAATCTCCTTGGGATTCCAGAAGAATGGGAATAGAAACAGTTTATCAAGACCTTGCTCTCGTCAATTTGATGCCTATTTGGAGAAATTTCTTCCTTGGTAGGGAAATCACTCGTAAGGTAGGTCCTATCAAGTTTTTGGATGTTGGAAAGATGAAAAAAATTGCAAGAGAGGTTCTAAAAGATGTGGGAATATTCATCAGGTCTCCAGATGAAACAGTTGCATTCCTTTCAGGAGGAGAGAGACAAGCAGTTGCAATCGCAAGGGCTATATATTTTGGTGCGAAGCTTCTCATATTGGATGAACCAACGGCGGCTCTTTCCGTTGGTGAAACAAAGAAAGTTCTTGAACATATCTTGGAAGCGAAGAAAAGAGGGATTTCTGTGATATTTATCACGCACAACATTTATCACGTTTATGAAGTGGCTGATAGGTTAGTCCTTCTGGAGAAAGGAGAAAAAATAGGTGATTACGATAAGAAGGAAGTTACTCCAGAGAAAGTGATGAACATAATAGCTGCTGCGGCAGGCGTTACCGGGTAA
- the iolO gene encoding 5-keto-L-gluconate epimerase yields MKLSLVISTSDAAFDALAFKGDLKKGMELARKIGYQAVEIAVRDPSTVDWNEVRNMSEELELPICAFGTGQAYLAEGLSLTHPDEKIRKKALRRVESHAKVATMFGAVVIIGLIRGRRERRSRQEVEDIFIDSMKYLLKITTDVKFVIEPLNRYETDFINTVDEALQLLGKINSERVGILADTFHMNIEEVDISESLKKAGEKLYHFHVADSNRWAPGFGHIDFEGIFRTLKEIRYNGYVSVECLPLPGGMEKAAQFSYEKLNRLMSS; encoded by the coding sequence TTGAAACTTTCTTTGGTGATAAGTACTTCTGATGCTGCTTTTGATGCATTAGCTTTTAAAGGAGATTTAAAAAAGGGAATGGAACTTGCTAGAAAGATAGGATATCAAGCGGTGGAAATAGCGGTGAGAGATCCCTCTACTGTAGATTGGAACGAAGTTAGAAATATGTCAGAAGAATTGGAACTCCCTATTTGTGCCTTTGGAACTGGTCAAGCTTATCTTGCGGAGGGTTTATCTTTAACACACCCTGATGAAAAGATCAGGAAGAAAGCACTGAGAAGAGTGGAAAGCCATGCGAAAGTTGCAACGATGTTCGGAGCGGTTGTCATCATCGGTCTTATCCGTGGAAGGAGAGAAAGAAGATCGCGACAAGAAGTTGAGGACATTTTTATCGACAGTATGAAATATCTTCTCAAGATCACAACTGATGTGAAGTTCGTCATAGAGCCTCTTAACAGATACGAAACAGACTTCATAAACACCGTGGATGAAGCACTACAACTGTTGGGGAAAATCAACTCGGAAAGAGTAGGGATACTTGCAGATACTTTCCACATGAACATAGAAGAAGTAGATATCTCAGAGAGTTTGAAAAAAGCTGGTGAAAAGCTTTACCATTTTCATGTGGCGGACAGTAACAGATGGGCTCCAGGATTTGGTCATATAGATTTTGAGGGCATTTTTAGAACGTTGAAAGAAATACGCTACAATGGGTATGTGTCTGTGGAGTGTCTTCCGTTGCCAGGTGGTATGGAGAAAGCAGCTCAATTTTCTTACGAAAAACTCAATAGATTGATGTCTTCTTGA